A portion of the Clupea harengus chromosome 18, Ch_v2.0.2, whole genome shotgun sequence genome contains these proteins:
- the LOC105901306 gene encoding C-type lectin domain family 4 member E-like, translated as MMMMMMMIINCIPYKGVKNCADDWEYFDGSCYHFSTDTKNWIKSRDACVTIGGHLVIINSQQEMDFLKAKANHWIGLTDAKEEGKWRWVDNTPLTNLKLVKPKRYLPLFLLNTIHI; from the exons atgatgatgatgatgatgatgattattaatTGCATTCCTTATAAAGGAGTGAAGAATTGTGCTGATGACTGGGAGTACTTTGATGGATCATGTTACCACTTCTCCACTGATACGAAGAACTGGATTAAGAGTAGAGATGCCTGTGTGACTATTGGAGGACACCTGGTCATCATAAACAGTCAACAAGAAATG GATTTCCTGAAGGCCAAGGCTAATCACTGGATTGGTTTAACTGATGCTAAGGAAGAGGGCAAATGGCGCTGGGTGGACAACACACCCCTCACAAACCTAAAGTTGGTAAAACCCAAAAGATATTTACCTTTGTTTCTACTCAATACAATTCACATTTAA